A stretch of the Thiomicrorhabdus indica genome encodes the following:
- a CDS encoding FKBP-type peptidyl-prolyl cis-trans isomerase produces the protein MKLKTMSFATLMMVASSTVYAADANLKTTEQKASYTLAVDLAKNFEKQGLAIDVKAFQLGLEDALSGKEMRLSAEEMNQAVSEVKQQMIQKQLAQREAQGKANAEAGKKFLAENKKKSGVKTLDNGIQYKVLKSGKGESPKAEDTVFAHYEGRFIDGTVFDSSYERGNPLKFSLNGVIKGWSSVIQKMSPGDKWEVAIPSEMAYGEKGAGDVIGPNKTLIFTIELISFDPAKS, from the coding sequence ATGAAACTTAAAACGATGAGCTTTGCAACACTCATGATGGTTGCATCAAGCACTGTATACGCGGCAGATGCCAACCTAAAAACCACAGAGCAGAAAGCCAGCTATACTTTAGCGGTAGATTTGGCCAAAAACTTTGAGAAACAAGGCTTGGCTATTGATGTTAAAGCGTTCCAGCTGGGTCTTGAAGATGCGCTAAGTGGCAAAGAGATGCGTCTAAGTGCGGAAGAAATGAATCAAGCAGTGAGCGAAGTCAAGCAGCAGATGATTCAGAAACAGCTCGCACAGCGAGAAGCTCAAGGGAAAGCGAATGCGGAAGCCGGAAAAAAATTCCTTGCTGAAAACAAAAAGAAATCGGGGGTAAAAACCTTAGACAATGGCATTCAATACAAGGTTCTTAAATCAGGTAAAGGTGAATCACCTAAGGCGGAAGATACTGTCTTTGCCCATTATGAAGGCCGCTTCATTGATGGAACCGTTTTTGATAGCTCTTATGAACGTGGCAACCCACTAAAATTCTCACTTAATGGTGTGATCAAAGGTTGGAGTTCAGTCATTCAGAAAATGAGTCCAGGAGATAAGTGGGAAGTCGCAATTCCAAGTGAAATGGCTTATGGCGAAAAAGGTGCTGGCGATGTCATTGGGCCAAATAAAACGCTGATTTTCACCATCGAATTAATCTCATTCGATCCAGCTAAGTCTTAA